In one window of Arctopsyche grandis isolate Sample6627 chromosome 6, ASM5162203v2, whole genome shotgun sequence DNA:
- the LOC143913193 gene encoding mannosyl-oligosaccharide alpha-1,2-mannosidase IA-like isoform X2, with amino-acid sequence MRRFKKLLLVLFLSVVVLSMSLLLLAINGEIRDQRNRNKEDQIPHSMAKREPSSEHYIMPIPDSRVIHPVGKDRSKTYEIVTYDNVDNLDAETLMRRQTVKQMMKHAWDNYKLYAWGKNELKPISKRGHTASIFGSSNLGATILDGLDTLYIMGLDKEFKEGRDWISENLNLDNIVSDLSVFETTIRFVGGMLTCYALTGDTMFRDKARHVADKLLPAFQTPTGIPHSLINPSTGISKNYGWASGGSSILSEIGTLHLEFSYLSDITGNPIYRQKVEKVRSILRDMDKPRGLYPNYINPKTGKWGQHHMSLGGLGDSFYEYLLKAWLQDQSDREARDMFDDAMKPILENMIRVSPSGLTYVADLKYDRILEDKMDHLSCFSGGMFALGAKTLKNGFSEKYMDLAQGLTNTCHESYDRSATKLGPEAFRFSEAVEAKALKSNEKYYILRPETIESYFILWRLTKDPKYREWGWEAVQAIEKHCRVDGGYTGIRNVYLEESPKDDVQQSYFLAETLKYLYLLYSDDSLISLNEWVFNTEAHPLPIKGSNPFYREAL; translated from the exons ATGCGACGTTTTAAAAAGTTACTGCTTGTGCTGTTCCTATCGGTGGTAGTCCTGAGCATGTCCCTGCTCCTGCTCGCCATAAACGGCGAGATCAGGGACCAGAGGAATCGCAACAAAGAGGACCAAATACCACATTCGATGGCGAAACGGGAACCTTCGAGCGAGCACTACATAATGCCAATACCGGATTCTCGTGTTATCCATCCCGTTGGGAAAGATCGATCGAAGACTTACGAAATCGTAACTTATGACAATGTTGACAATCTGGATGCCGAGACTCTGATGAGAAGGCAGACTGTCAAACAG ATGATGAAGCACGCCTGGGATAACTACAAGCTGTACGCGTGGGGTAAAAATGAGCTGAAACCGATATCGAAACGCGGCCATACCGCTAGCATATTCGGTTCATCGAATTTAGGAGCCACCATACTCGACGGCTTAGATACCTTATACATCATGGGTCTCGATAAGGAGTTCAAGGAGGGTCGCGATTGGATATCAGAGAACCTCAACTTGGATAATATA GTAAGCGATCTATCTGTGTTCGAAACTACAATAAGATTCGTCGGAGGCATGCTGACTTGCTACGCCTTAACCGGTGATACCATGTTCCGTGATAAGGCCCGCCATGTAGCCGACAAACTCCTGCCAGCCTTCCAAACCCCCACAGGAATTCCACATTCTCTCATCAATCCAAGCACTGGA ATAAGTAAAAACTACGGCTGGGCGAGCGGAGGTAGCAGTATATTGTCAGAAATAGGCACACTTCATTTGGAATTCTCATACTTGAGCGACATAACAGGCAATCCGATCTATCGACAGAAAGTTGAGAAAGTTCGAAGCATCCTCCGGGATATGGACAAGCCCAGAGGATTGTATCCCAATTACATAAATCCAAAGACCGGAAAATGGGGTCAAC ATCATATGTCTCTCGGTGGATTGGGAGATTCGTTCTATGAATATCTTTTGAAAGCGTGGCTGCAGGACCAATCGGATCGCGAAGCGCGCGATATGTTTGACGATGCCATGAAACCCATTTTGGAAAATATGATCCGAGTGTCACCGAGCGGTCTCACGTACGTCGCAGATCTTAAATACGACAGAATTTTGGAAGATAAGATGGACCACCTGTCATGCTTCTCtg GCGGAATGTTTGCTCTCGGTGCTAAAACATTGAAAAATGGCttttctgaaaaatatatgGATTTAGCACAAGGACTAACTAATACTTGTCATGAAAGTTACGATAGATCTGCTACTAAATTAGGCCCGGAAGCTTTTAG GTTTAGTGAAGCAGTAGAAGCTAAAGCATTAAAAAGCAacgaaaaatattacattctCAGACCAGAAACGATCGAAAGTTACTTTATTTTATGGAGACTTACCAAAGATCCGAAATACCGAGAGTGGGGCTGGGAAGCAGTTCAa GCTATTGAAAAGCATTGTAGAGTCGACGGTGGATATACAGGCATTAGAAATGTATATTTAGAAGAGTCCCCTAAGGATGATGTTCAACAAAGTTATTTCCTAGCTGAAACATTAaag tatttGTATCTACTTTACTCTGACGATTCATTAATATCGTTAAACGAATGGGTGTTCAATACAGAGGCGCATCCGCTGCCGATCAAGGGGAGCAATCCTTTCTACAGAGAAGCACTATAG